A window from Planctomycetota bacterium encodes these proteins:
- a CDS encoding prepilin-type N-terminal cleavage/methylation domain-containing protein, with the protein MKAFHHRPGFTLPEILLAMALMALIMAAAAAAIHAANTSYTYNSEKTELVSKACGVLDRIARDIRRATDFEILDDEILVDVQSLRIMLPDGTRHTYTWDGTDRGDITFVKTESDNSDSDPERLIKGDVTSFAPEQPAGSQSCHVQVSLKGDYAAVSKNITVTPRKVLF; encoded by the coding sequence ATGAAGGCTTTTCATCACAGACCGGGCTTCACCTTGCCGGAAATACTCCTGGCGATGGCCCTTATGGCCCTGATCATGGCCGCCGCCGCCGCCGCCATCCATGCCGCCAACACCTCGTACACCTACAACTCCGAGAAAACGGAACTGGTGTCCAAGGCGTGCGGCGTATTGGACCGGATCGCCCGCGACATCCGCCGGGCCACGGACTTTGAAATCCTGGACGACGAAATCCTGGTCGACGTGCAAAGCCTTCGCATCATGCTGCCTGATGGCACGCGGCATACTTATACATGGGATGGCACGGACCGCGGCGACATCACGTTTGTGAAGACCGAAAGCGACAACAGCGACAGCGATCCCGAGCGATTAATAAAGGGAGACGTAACGTCTTTCGCCCCCGAGCAACCCGCCGGCAGCCAGTCTTGCCACGTCCAGGTTTCGCTGAAGGGAGACTATGCCGCGGTCAGTAAAAACATCACGGTCACGCCGCGCAAGGTTCTATTCTGA